The following DNA comes from Solanum stenotomum isolate F172 chromosome 11, ASM1918654v1, whole genome shotgun sequence.
ACCCTACTTCATCGACTGTGCTAGTAGGTGTGTAGGCACGCATGCAGAGTTTGTCATCAACTGTGGCACAGAGGAAAATGTGTTTGCCAACAGGTAAACCTAAGACTTGATCTTCAGAGGGTAAtgcaaatttgaattttctaaCATCATGGGAGATGGATTGCTTGTCGACGAGTTTGCAAGGGATTTTTTCCCTTGGGATGAGGGCTACACTCCTTGTTGGTGTTTGAACAAGTTCCTTAATAGGTGCTAAGAAGCTACTAATGGAAGAGGATCCATGGACAGAAGTGTTTGGAGACGAATCAGACGTGTAACCAGTAGTTATGAGTTCACCAATCCTAAAGTCCTCCAAAAGCTTCTTAGCCTTATCAGAATGAATTGCATCAAATTCCTCAGTACAATCAGTTCCAGCATTGATGAGAATGCTGTCAACACCACCAGGATGGTCTTTCAAGAAACGTGAGGCATCGTAGATATGTCCATGGACTATGATCCAAGCAGAGTCTGAAGAGTTGTGCTTCCTCACCTCAGACATGGAATACATCTTCGAAGCTGTGTTCATGAAAGGAGTTGAAATACTCTTCTTTAGTGTTGGAGGAGCCACTGCTGATATCTCCAAGTGTCTCTCCTTTGCCATCCATCCACCTGATTGGTTTCCAGGTTGGGTCGGGTGCTCAAACACTATACCAATCTCTCCCTTGTGAGGCTTGCACACATTCATCTTCACTCGAAACCAACAATTGTTCATCATTCCCTGAACATTACAACATCCATCACATAAAGTtagaaaaatgtaaaacaaGTTACTCAATCCATCACTAACATTATcaagtcaaattaaaataagaggTCTGGCGAGTGACAATCGCATGAAATTCATGCATCTGCTTACGTAATAGGAATTTTCATGACTTGGTATGTGTGTGGCATAAATTGATCATCTATGGACCACacacctaaaaaaaaaagaatctaaaACTATAaccaatgaaatttttttgttttggcaTATGAAATCACATGCTCTATCAATCTGCATATTGTAAAGTAATCATAAAAAGTAAAGTTGAAAAGGACTGAAAATTACTTTTCATCAAGGACTGGTTACATATATTTGACTTTACGCCATCAATTCAAAGAACTTGTAAAAAGTTAAGTGAATTTACCATAACGTTCCAAATAAGCTTCTCGGGTTGAGTATTGTGGGTCTCATCGATAGCTCGTACAGCAATTTCTTTAGCACTAAGCAAGTCGAGCACCTCAACCTCAAGTGACCAAAAGCACCAACACCAGTACTTGCCATACTTAGTTGGCTTCTCTGGGTGATCAAGTGTACACACACTCCATGTCTCTCCTCCATCCAAAGTCACTTCCACTCGAGTCACCTTTTTACCTCCACCTGTTACATAATCACCATCTCATCAATtcataaattcaataataaCTGTGTGTAATAGATTGTCATAATAGTTTAAACATGTAACTAACTTTTCTGGACAAGTTCAGAGGTGAATTTATTCCTTTTCCCATTCAAATCAATTAATAATGTAACACTGTCCCCACTTGAAGGGTCAAACTTgtatttgaatcaaaattgcAACAAGTTAGGCACGttgattagaaaaaaataaaatccttaTACCTAggcttaattaaaataatattgactAGATCCATATAAAGTGACCACTTGAAAGTTTTCTAATTGAATATGaacacaatataatataataataattcaacttATTATAATATTGTTGAGGCAGCCTAAGATGCAGGAACTAAAGCAGTCAAAAAGATGCTGTCATTTTAGGCaaattcaatttaaatatttttttagaccGACTCTTCAGAACTAGGAAAGCTCCCCAGGTTTTCTGTAAACCATTAAATAAATCTAACCATATTGTCCTTTTCTTGCTATTCTGTTTCACATAACCAAACAAGTTGATGACACCATCAAAAAGCTCATGCATCCACCTCTACTCGCGCCTTTTTTTCCTTTACTATCCTAATACAAAATACTTGTAATACTACACTTTTTAactataactttaatttattcatgAATATAACATAACtaatactcccaaaatattgtgataaaaataaaattctagaATTTGTATCACAATATGAAATAAGAGGGTGAGGTTGTAATTAGCCGAAAGCAAGAGGTACATATAAGGACGAAATAAAAACGTCAGAGTTGATGAAATTCGACAATACTAAGAAAATTCAGCAAATCAGAGATCTAATTGCTAAAATAACTAACCAGAATAAGCATAGCCTCTCAACGTGTAAGGTCGCTGAGTAGTCCACGCATTAATAGGCAAAATTTCTTCATGGCACGGAGTTGTAATGACAGAGTTGATGTTGAGCTCATTGATGATGTACTCTGGTTTGTACCACCATGCTGAAACAAAATGACCAATTTcaatatatattcaataaattTTGATTCTAAAATAGATAATTATTATTCGTACCTTCAGCGTTAGCAAGTTCAGCGTCAACATGTGGAGGGAGGACTCTATTATCCTTGTAATGATAATAGCTTTCTGATTCTTGTGTAGTGACCACAATCCTCTTTAACCATTTCACCATTCTTCCACCTATGAATCCCGGAATAATCATCCTTACCGGAAACCCGTGATCTGGTGTCAACATTTCTCCGTTTTGCATGTAAGCTACAATAATATCACGAGATGGATCCATGGCGAATTCCTTCTTTATACTCGTTCCGTACTTTGAACCTCCACCTCCAGGTAAAACATCTGAACCTTCGAAACAGACGTTAAGCGCGCCTTTTTTCTTACTCTGAACACCGCACCGTTTCAACAAGGCGCGGAGGGGTACTCCACGCCATACGGTAGTTGAAACGGCAGCAGCACCCCAGTTGAAACCAATTGTCTGCTTAACCATATTCTGCTCTTTCCGACGATTGCCAGCGCATACAAGTGTGACAGGCAATTCACGTGAAGGAAATTCGTTAACCAGCTGATCCATTGTGAATTTCATTGGTCGTTTTACTAGCCCGGTAACTTCGACGCTCCAGTCAGCCCAGGAGGCTTTGGGAACGGGGCCATGGTTACGGACGTAATGAAGTGGGACCGGAGTGATGAAACCGTGATGCATAAGTCGAGCCAAAGGGGGTTCGGAGTTGAATGGGTGTTTACCGGTGAGACGTATTAAGGAAAAGTTTCGTTGGATCCAATTATCAGCGGTACCTTCGTCTCTGGTATCGTGAATTGATGGTTCTAATTCAGTTTTACCTTTTTTGATCATTTGAACGTATTCATTTTTTTCGTCATCGTCATCTTCGTCTTCACTAGACGAGTAATCAAGGTAAATGGGgagattttgttgtttttggaAAGGGAGTTCATGGTTGGATGACGGAGGGAAGTTGCAACCACGAACCGGGGAATCAGGCCTAGGCTTGAAATTACGGCCTACGCCTGATAAACCCGGTTCAAGGTGAGTGAACTGCCTGTTTTCAACAGATGCCGCCATTGATtattgagaaattaaaaaatatatatatatgaatgggaaaatttagggaaaatagaaaagaaagaaagaaagaaaagagatttttctctctttgtaTTTGGTTTGGGAACGAATATTGTGAGTGCGGAGAGTTGTGTTTATATAGAAACGTTACGAACTGTCTCAACCTCATATTTACTATACATAAGTAGGACCCAAAAAATCGACaccaaaattgaattttgattacAAAAGTTTGTGACATCATCCGCAAAAATATAAATTGGTTTATAGTTTACAATTTTACGAGTGAAGTGTTAAAAACAACTCTAAATTtgatgtaaattattagtttcaattttttacttgaccaattaaatttaaatacattCTCAATCTACCACATGATACATCAAATGGTCTCAAACTAATTACTCTTGTATAAACATggaactcttaataaaaagttgaGAAAAATGTTAACAACATCCTAAGCTTGATGGAAATTTAAGGGTATATGAGATCTATTTAAGTTAAATTAGTCAAGTAAAAGATgttcttaaaattattaataattcaaatataaaaaaactaataatttacgttGAATTTAAGAGTGTTTTCAGTATTTGATCCACTTTTAACGCGGCTGGGGTCAGTGAGAAAAAGGGGTGTTGTTTCTGAAATGGCTTAAATATATGCAGCTGTTGGTTAGGGCTAACAGctgtttcttgtttttttttgccGTGGTTTTGAGTCACAATAAACATTATTAACGGCTCCACAGCTACTACCACTACatactaaatttttttgggtaaaaatgGTACTCATGACCTTATGGCCTATGTGTAAAACAAGCCTTACATGTTTTTCATTAACTATACcttcatattttgttttgtaaaaaataaattgaaagtgTCTATGGTATTATGTGTTTAGGTTTATTGATGGGAACAAGTCGTAATTTGAATATTTATTAACAAGTTTAAAGAATCGTAAATGTATTAAGCCAAAAATAAGATCGTAGTGTTATTTTTGTTAGCAAGCacattcaaaagttttctttgATATTGTTAGTTATAACGAACTATTTCAATCTGAAATGGACTTGTAATGTGCTAATTGCAAATTTATGGAGGAGATTATAAGGGAGGGATTGTACTGTTACCAATAAGGTGAAAATTTAGTCGGTCAACTAATTGAACTAATTAGTTTTTTATTTGGTTTCGATATACAAATTGAAACtcgattaattcaaatttgtgTCGAATAAGGCTCATTCGAAAGTAACGCTTGTCGCtctctattaaaaaaaaattactatccaatatttaaaatcaaaactgCACGTCTGCACCACATCCTTCGATAATAGGAACAACCTTTTCAATAACACTTAAACATAACGATTGCTAcaatttccaaaaatcaaaacTACCGAAAATTGCTATAGGTTATAACATGTTTTGTTTCAATAAAAATTTACTCAAtctaacaaaaattataatttcacaCCTCtcctttcaattttaaaatttctttatgaGATTTTTCCCTTAtccattcaaatttcaaatacgTTTTTTTAAAGGTTCTTGGAGAATTACAATTATAAAATTTCCACTTCAACTAGGCATATTTGTGTAAAGacttttgcatttttatttacATGGCATTCATACATATTTTCCAGgtgtaattatttatatatatatatatatatatatatatatatatatttcatgaataattatttatcCATAGGTAGTACTATTGTTTTTCTTAAACCCTACAAAATAAGCACCCTCagaacttttaagtcagtttttgacttctggaagtgtttgacaaatataaaaaataacttaaaataagttaaaaagtgtttgacaaggtaaaaaattacttaaaataagtttaatatgacttaaaataagtcaaaaccCAAAAGTAAGTCtctccctactttttattttttttgacataagtcattttagtttgactttctatttttgacttaaaaactattttttaaaaaaattaatccaaaCGGGCTATTATTCCATTTTGAATTATGGGTTAATTATCCGCATTAAGATTAGTGATTCTGGGTACGTGTGCAAATGCGTATAATTAGCAGATGCAATGAAACTTCGTCGCGTTCAACAAACATAATCTAATGTTGGATTATTATGTCTTCGTAAATCTTAAACCACATGATGCCTCCACTAGTTAGTTACCTACCTAAATGTACGTATAATTATATTTCCGCTATTTGTCTActgtattaaaaatatatttttattatattgttagtttaaatataatgtttgttttgattaatgCTTCAATTTTATTCTATTGCATCGTTAATTCTATAATTAGAAAATAATGACAAATCTTATTTTGTGTAAAGATTGATATGATCAGACCACTTTCAAAGCAGTGACTTACTATGAATACAATAATATTCATGAAAATTcacttacttttttttataaaaaaaaaaaaccagcTCAGTATCCATATCCTACCATACGTACAttacacaaatttaaattaattgggtaattAAATGCCCAATACCGAATGAGTATCcaaaaaaaagttactttttcTCTACTTTCTCCATCCACTTTTAGTTATCATGTTGCGATTTTCtaaagttaatttgactaattttcaaagttaaattagattatattaagttgatatttcaaacaaaaaaaaataaatattcaaaaactatacaaaaagtactataaattgcaaattttttcatatcaatatgatgaaaaaatgcatcataaaatattagtcaaaattcttatcgtttgactctaaaaaaggaattCATGACAACTAAAAGTGGAGGGGGATTAGCATAAGTTGTCACTTTAGGAAAAAACATTGTTCCAAAATAAGTGTCGCCTTAAAAATTCAAGACAATAATAAATACTCCCTCGTTCGgatttacttgtcaaatattttctaatttgttttctacttttacttgtcatttttgacgaatcaagaaaggaaaaatattttttctattataccctcaatttattaacattgagttaatgtctttgaaaaatataataggtaaatatgtttggaactttattaattaatatgagtaaaatggtaaactcagtatatcaatcattattttcttaataggtgtgctaagtcaaaatttgacaattacttcctccgttcacttttacttgtcacggtttgacttgacacacccattaagaaaataattaatgatatatgtATTTACCAAATTATCCCCTATCAAATGATGTCTTAAAAAAAGATTtggaaaataagtatttaattctaagggtaaaacatgaaaaaaaattaattgtattttttttatttgtcaaaagtgtcaagtaaaaatgaaaatctattttataaagggaaaaattaaaaatatacccccgaactatcgtaaatggtatgcagatacccttcgtcatacttttggaacattggtgcccctgccatccaaaaactagagcatatataccctttatactaacggacataca
Coding sequences within:
- the LOC125843745 gene encoding nitrate reductase [NADH]; amino-acid sequence: MAASVENRQFTHLEPGLSGVGRNFKPRPDSPVRGCNFPPSSNHELPFQKQQNLPIYLDYSSSEDEDDDDEKNEYVQMIKKGKTELEPSIHDTRDEGTADNWIQRNFSLIRLTGKHPFNSEPPLARLMHHGFITPVPLHYVRNHGPVPKASWADWSVEVTGLVKRPMKFTMDQLVNEFPSRELPVTLVCAGNRRKEQNMVKQTIGFNWGAAAVSTTVWRGVPLRALLKRCGVQSKKKGALNVCFEGSDVLPGGGGSKYGTSIKKEFAMDPSRDIIVAYMQNGEMLTPDHGFPVRMIIPGFIGGRMVKWLKRIVVTTQESESYYHYKDNRVLPPHVDAELANAEAWWYKPEYIINELNINSVITTPCHEEILPINAWTTQRPYTLRGYAYSGGGKKVTRVEVTLDGGETWSVCTLDHPEKPTKYGKYWCWCFWSLEVEVLDLLSAKEIAVRAIDETHNTQPEKLIWNVMGMMNNCWFRVKMNVCKPHKGEIGIVFEHPTQPGNQSGGWMAKERHLEISAVAPPTLKKSISTPFMNTASKMYSMSEVRKHNSSDSAWIIVHGHIYDASRFLKDHPGGVDSILINAGTDCTEEFDAIHSDKAKKLLEDFRIGELITTGYTSDSSPNTSVHGSSSISSFLAPIKELVQTPTRSVALIPREKIPCKLVDKQSISHDVRKFKFALPSEDQVLGLPVGKHIFLCATVDDKLCMRAYTPTSTVDEVGFFELVVKVYFKGVHPKFPNGGQMSQHLDSLPIGAFLDVKGPLGHIEYQGKGNFLVHGKQKFAKKLAMIAGGTGITPVYQVMQSILKDPEDDTEMYVVYANRTEDDILLKEELDAWAEQIPDRVKVWYVVQESITEGWKYSTGFVTEAILREHIPQPSHTTLALACGPPPMIQFAINPNLEKMGYDIKEELLVF